GGCGAGCGTAGGCCTTTCGCTGGAAAGCGTGGGTGCCAGCATGCAGCTGGCCTTCAGCGGCAACTCGGATGTGACCTTCCGCTCCGGCACCGAGGACTACGACATCAACATCCGCTTGGATGAGTTCGACCGCCGCAGCGTGACCGACATCGGCAAGCTCTCTTTCGTGAACAACCAGGGACAACTGGTGCGCCTGGCGCAGTTCGCGGATATACGCCAGTCCACGGGCCCGTCGCAACTGGAGCGCTATAACCGGGTGACTTCGGTAAACGTCAACTCGCAGGTGATCGGGCGTCCGTCCGGTTCGGTGGGTGCCGATATACAGGCGAAGATGGCCGAGGTGGAGATGCCTGCGGGCGTGAGCCTGGAATATGGCGGTAACCTGAAAAACCAGAGCGAAGGCTTTGGTACGCTGGGTGTCGCCTTACTGGCCTCTATCATCTTCGTGTACCTGATCATGGTGGCCCTGTACGACTCTTATGTCTATCCGCTGGTCGTGTTGTTCTCGATTCCGCTGGCGATCATCGGTGCCTTGCTGGCCCTGGCGCTGGCCGCCCAGTCGCTGAGTATCTTCTCCATCCTGGGTATCATCATGATGATCGGCCTGGTTGCCAAGAACGCCATCATGGTGGTGGACTTCACCAATAAGCTGAAGGACGAGGGGGTGTTCGTGAAAGATGCGCTGATTGAGGCTGTGCGGATCCGCTTCCGCCCGATCCTGATGACGACGCTGGCGATGGTGATCGGTATGTTGCCGATTGCGCTGGCGGGCGGCTCGGTGGCCGCCACTAAAAACGGCCTGGCCTGGGCGCTCATCGGGGGCCTTAGCTCCTCCATGTTCCTGACGCTGATTGTGGTGCCGGTTATCTACTATGGTTTCGACCGCATCCTGGCCAAGTTCGGGTTGGATAAGAAAACCAAAATAGAGCTGGAAGACAAGACGCTGGAAGAACTGGAGCACGAGACCGCCATGCTCGAGGAGCAGAAAATGGCGCACGCGCATTAATCTTATCAATTTAATCAGAAAAGCAGGTGTTCATATATAGGTGGGGTTTCGGCCCGGCCTATATATGAATTCCTCAAACCAGGCGACAATGAGCCCGATATATAACTGCTCAACCTGCCCTGGCGTTGCCTCATCACTTTATATACCACTATGGCTACCTTAGTCTACAACACCCGAACCATCCGCGATGAAGTCGTAAAGATTGTCTGCTCCGTCAAAAGGATAAAGCCCGGCCAACTGCGCAGGGCAAAGGATTTCACCGAGCTCAACTTCGATATCCTGGACTTGGTGGACATTATTCTGAAAGTAGAAAAATTCTTTGGCGTGGTGATACCGGATGAAGTGCCGGTTTACTCTGTCGATGATTTCGTGAAGTTTATATATAGCCAGACCGCAAAACGGGCGGTTTAGCGGATACAGCAAGCTCCCATACAGGAGGGGTAATGCTATATAAAGCAGAAGCCAGGGCAGATGATTTGCCCTGGCTTCTGCTTTATATATGGATCACTGCTTTATATATAGCCGGTCTATACCTCCAGCACGTAGAAGGGCGGGTCGAAGCCCTCCTGCACCAGAATGGGTTTGGACACATTGAATACTTTCACGCCCTTTGATGTCTCGCCCGCCAGGGTGCCAATGTGCGCGTGCCCGTGAAAAGCGGCCAGCACCCCTCTCCTATTGAGTGGCTCGGCCAAACGCGAGGAGCCCAGGTACGGGAATATCTGCTCCGGCTCTCCCACCACCGTGGCCCTTATCGGGGAGTAATGCAGCACAGCGATCTTTTTCAGTTCCGAATATTCACTGTCCAGTCGCGACAGGGCGCCATCCAGCTTCAGGGACTCATCCACTGCCTCCTGCACAAAGTTTTTGATCATCGGCTCGCCAAACATGCCCAGCATCCCTTTGTCGAAACCTCCGCCAAAGCCTTTCACCCCGGCGAAACCCACATCACCGATCACCACAAAATCGCCGTCCAGCAGATGCACGTCTTCTTTCACCAGGGCCTTGCGGATCTCATCCTGGTGGTCCCGCTCATAGTCGTGGTTTCCGAGCACGGCCACCACGGGTATGCTGCAGGCCTTCATTTCATCCACTAAGATTTCCGCCTCCGTCATGCGGCCGGTGTCCGTCAGGTCACCGCAAAGCAGCAGCACATCCGCCTTCTCCGACACCTGCGTGAAAAACTCCTTCCACTTCCCGCCATCTGTTTCCCGCACATGTATGTCTCCGACTGCTGCAATTCTCGTCTTGTTCTTTTTCGCGTTTGCCATTCCTTAAACTGATCTGATGGTTACTACCTTATAGTCCCATTCGGTGATATCGGTTGCGTACTGCGTCTGGTCGATGAGCGGCCCCCGGCAGATTTTCTCTTTGGGGAGCGGCATGTCGTACTGTTCCTTCGCCCGCACCAGCAGCTCGTCGAACAGCCATTTCGGGATCATGTCGCGCTCGGAGGGGTATACGAACTGGAAGGAAAGGAACTGCGCCAGCAGCAACTGCCAGTGCACCTCAATGTTCTGCCACAGCCACTTCCAGTCGAGGTGCTGGCCGTAGCGCAGGATGATGTGGTTGATGTCGCCGCCGTCGTAGCGCTCCCGGTTCTGCACATACAGCTTCGACCATATGAGCGCCTCGGCCGGAATCACGCGCACCTGTATGCCCAGCATCTCGCTCTGCACCGACCGCTCGAACCAGTTGTCGTCCACGTGGCAGTGGTTGCCGGGGTTATTGAAGATGATGTCCATGAAATGGTCGCCCTTGATGGCCTTGGCCAGCCAGCGGGCGTCTGTCAGTTCTGTCTCGTAGCCGTTTTCGGTGAACTGCTTCAGGATGCGCGGGCAGTCCCCGGACTTGCAGAAGATGTCCAGGTCTTTGGTGTCGCGCATCAGGTCGGTGTAGAGGCGCAGGGCGAAGCCCCCGCCCACCAGAAAATCGCACTTGCTCTCCGACAGCAGCGTCAGCACGTCCTTGTAAAACTCATGGGCCGCCTGCCGCTGTATGCCCTCGTTAATCTCGATTACTTTTGTCATGCTGCTTCTGTCCTCTTTTATATTATGTCATCCCCGTCGGTATACGGCCAGCTTTGGCAGCCTCTACAGCCTGCCCAGCGACTTTCTTATACTTCACTTACCCATGCGCATAACCACCATTTACTTCATAATGCGCGGAATGGTTATGGTATTATACAAACGGCCATCTTGCACCCACACAAACCACTTTATTTTCAACATTTTCACAT
This window of the Pontibacter russatus genome carries:
- a CDS encoding acyl carrier protein, with the protein product MATLVYNTRTIRDEVVKIVCSVKRIKPGQLRRAKDFTELNFDILDLVDIILKVEKFFGVVIPDEVPVYSVDDFVKFIYSQTAKRAV
- a CDS encoding metallophosphoesterase family protein; the protein is MANAKKNKTRIAAVGDIHVRETDGGKWKEFFTQVSEKADVLLLCGDLTDTGRMTEAEILVDEMKACSIPVVAVLGNHDYERDHQDEIRKALVKEDVHLLDGDFVVIGDVGFAGVKGFGGGFDKGMLGMFGEPMIKNFVQEAVDESLKLDGALSRLDSEYSELKKIAVLHYSPIRATVVGEPEQIFPYLGSSRLAEPLNRRGVLAAFHGHAHIGTLAGETSKGVKVFNVSKPILVQEGFDPPFYVLEV
- a CDS encoding nucleotidyltransferase, encoding MTKVIEINEGIQRQAAHEFYKDVLTLLSESKCDFLVGGGFALRLYTDLMRDTKDLDIFCKSGDCPRILKQFTENGYETELTDARWLAKAIKGDHFMDIIFNNPGNHCHVDDNWFERSVQSEMLGIQVRVIPAEALIWSKLYVQNRERYDGGDINHIILRYGQHLDWKWLWQNIEVHWQLLLAQFLSFQFVYPSERDMIPKWLFDELLVRAKEQYDMPLPKEKICRGPLIDQTQYATDITEWDYKVVTIRSV